A genomic window from Acidobacteriota bacterium includes:
- the ychF gene encoding redox-regulated ATPase YchF: MKVGLVGFAGSGKTTIFNTLTGLEAEVGGYGAKEKANVGVIKVPDERIDKLAELFNPKKKTYAEISFVDVAGSQSDDRSESGLDAKIVQHIREVEALVHVVRAFDNPMLMQPADAIRDINSFDTELLLTDLVQIENRIARLKKEKDADRERELFERLKAALEEEKLLRDVEFTPEELQLMAGFRFLSLKPVMLLLNVDESQAASEPPAEVKALAEAKNLKLIQMAGKAEMEIAQLDTEEQQMFLSDLGIKEPARDRFIHAAYELLDLISFLTAGEDECRAWTIKRGLNAQKAAGKIHSDIERGFIRAEVARIEDLLEYKSEAKCREHGKLKLEGKEYIVQDGDVIHYRFNV; this comes from the coding sequence ATGAAAGTTGGACTCGTAGGGTTTGCCGGGTCAGGCAAAACCACCATTTTTAATACGCTCACCGGACTTGAAGCCGAAGTCGGCGGTTACGGCGCAAAAGAAAAAGCCAATGTCGGCGTTATCAAAGTACCCGATGAACGCATTGATAAACTCGCAGAACTGTTTAACCCCAAGAAAAAAACTTACGCGGAAATCAGTTTCGTTGATGTCGCCGGTTCGCAAAGCGATGACCGCTCGGAATCGGGACTGGACGCAAAAATCGTCCAGCACATACGCGAAGTCGAAGCCCTGGTTCATGTGGTTCGCGCCTTTGATAATCCGATGCTGATGCAACCGGCAGACGCGATACGCGACATCAACAGTTTTGATACGGAACTGTTGCTCACAGACCTCGTGCAAATTGAAAACCGCATTGCCCGACTCAAAAAAGAAAAAGACGCAGACCGCGAGCGCGAACTCTTTGAACGCCTGAAAGCGGCGCTCGAAGAGGAAAAATTGTTGCGCGATGTTGAGTTCACACCCGAAGAATTGCAACTGATGGCGGGATTCCGATTTTTGAGTTTGAAGCCCGTGATGTTGCTTTTAAATGTTGATGAATCGCAAGCCGCAAGCGAGCCGCCCGCTGAAGTCAAAGCCTTAGCGGAAGCGAAAAATCTCAAATTGATTCAAATGGCTGGCAAAGCCGAAATGGAAATCGCTCAACTCGACACAGAAGAACAGCAGATGTTTCTCAGCGATTTGGGAATTAAAGAACCGGCGCGTGACCGCTTCATTCATGCGGCGTATGAGCTGTTGGATTTAATCAGCTTCTTAACCGCAGGCGAAGATGAATGCCGCGCCTGGACGATTAAACGGGGACTCAATGCACAGAAAGCCGCCGGGAAAATTCATTCCGATATTGAACGCGGCTTCATTCGCGCAGAGGTCGCGCGCATCGAAGATTTGCTCGAATATAAATCGGAAGCCAAGTGTCGCGAACACGGCAAACTCAAACTCGAAGGCAAAGAGTACATCGTGCAGGACGGCGACGTGATTCATTACCGGTTTAATGTTTAA
- a CDS encoding type II toxin-antitoxin system VapC family toxin: MSYVLDTNVLLRFVQLGHPMQEDSEKAIETLRQNGEALYLLPQNLIEFWAVATRPHAYNGLNLTFDEAAQQLTNLKSLFLLHLDKPSIYAEWESLITQYQVKGRQVHDARIVAAMNVHTIANLLTFNTDDFKRYTEINAVDPREITKP; the protein is encoded by the coding sequence ATGAGTTATGTGCTTGATACGAATGTTCTATTGCGGTTTGTTCAGCTTGGACATCCCATGCAAGAAGATTCCGAAAAGGCTATAGAAACGCTCCGCCAAAATGGTGAAGCCCTTTATCTCTTACCACAAAACCTCATTGAGTTTTGGGCGGTGGCAACGCGCCCGCATGCTTACAATGGTTTGAATTTAACTTTTGATGAAGCCGCACAACAATTAACCAATCTGAAAAGTTTATTCCTACTTCACCTTGATAAACCATCCATTTATGCAGAGTGGGAAAGCCTCATCACACAATATCAAGTTAAGGGAAGACAGGTACACGATGCGCGAATCGTTGCCGCCATGAACGTTCATACGATTGCTAATCTGCTCACCTTTAATACCGATGATTTTAAACGTTATACGGAAATCAACGCGGTTGATCCGCGAGAGATTACCAAACCATAA
- the rsgA gene encoding ribosome small subunit-dependent GTPase A, with product MPDLQHLGWNEFFVDAFEPYKAQGFTVGRVALEHRGQYRIFAEEGEFQAEIIGRIRYEALSRADFPAVGDWVVVNLLPDEQRAFIHAVLPRFSKFSRRAPGRDAEEQIVATNVDTVFLVQALNSDFNLRRLERYLVVARESGASPVIILNKADLCEDLEKTKQEVEQVAMGGAVHTLSAKFNQGIEQLRPYLSVGHTIAFLGSSGVGKSTLINRLMGVEKQKVKEVRETDDKGRHTTTHRELIVLPEGGLLIDTPGMRELQLWDASEGLTDNFSDIEAIAEGCQFNDCKHEREPNCAVKEALSDGTLDAARFENYKKMQKELAYLATQTDKRLELERKEKWKKIHKTMNRMKPKRS from the coding sequence ATGCCTGATTTACAACACCTCGGTTGGAATGAATTTTTTGTCGACGCCTTTGAGCCGTACAAAGCGCAGGGCTTTACGGTTGGTCGCGTCGCTTTGGAGCATCGCGGTCAGTATCGCATCTTTGCCGAGGAGGGCGAATTTCAGGCGGAAATCATCGGGCGAATTCGTTATGAAGCCTTGAGTCGCGCCGATTTCCCTGCGGTTGGTGACTGGGTAGTAGTGAATCTCCTGCCCGATGAACAGCGCGCTTTTATTCACGCCGTCTTGCCGCGCTTCTCAAAATTTTCACGTCGCGCACCGGGTCGCGATGCCGAAGAACAGATTGTTGCCACCAATGTCGATACGGTTTTTCTGGTGCAGGCATTGAATAGTGATTTTAATTTGCGACGGCTTGAACGCTACCTGGTGGTGGCGCGCGAAAGCGGCGCAAGCCCGGTGATTATTTTGAACAAAGCCGATTTATGCGAAGACCTTGAGAAGACTAAACAGGAGGTTGAGCAGGTGGCAATGGGGGGGGCAGTTCACACCCTGAGCGCCAAATTCAATCAAGGTATCGAACAACTGCGTCCCTATTTGAGCGTCGGACATACGATTGCCTTCTTAGGTTCATCGGGCGTCGGCAAATCGACCTTGATTAACCGACTGATGGGCGTTGAAAAACAGAAAGTCAAAGAAGTTCGCGAAACCGACGATAAAGGGCGTCACACGACGACCCACCGCGAGTTGATTGTCTTGCCCGAAGGCGGATTGTTGATTGATACGCCGGGAATGCGCGAGTTGCAGTTGTGGGATGCAAGCGAAGGCTTGACCGATAACTTTTCCGACATCGAAGCGATTGCCGAAGGGTGTCAGTTCAACGATTGCAAACATGAGCGCGAGCCGAATTGCGCAGTGAAAGAAGCCCTAAGCGACGGCACGCTTGATGCGGCGCGATTTGAAAATTATAAGAAGATGCAAAAAGAGTTGGCGTACCTCGCAACTCAGACCGATAAACGCCTGGAACTTGAACGCAAAGAGAAGTGGAAAAAGATTCATAAAACCATGAATCGCATGAAGCCTAAACGGAGTTAG
- the gpmI gene encoding 2,3-bisphosphoglycerate-independent phosphoglycerate mutase produces the protein MSNIKNAPVALIILDGFGYSPKREGNAIALARAPHFADWMNNYPHTLIDGSGHSVGLPNGQMGNSEVGHLNMGAGRIVRMDISRIDYAIETGEFFSNPALVNAMNHALENQSALHLMGLVSEGGVHSWHEHLYALLRMAKQKGVERVFIHAFLDGRDTAPTSGAGYVANLEARMREYQIGKIATVIGRYYAMDRDKRWERTEKAYRLLVRGEGRARENAVEAIREYYNENITDEFMLPIVLTNADGSPVATIKNNDSLIFFNFRADRARQITRAFTEENFDGFDVSDRPRVSYTCMTQYNQAFGLPVAFAPESHEEILADVFADAGLKNLRIAETEKYAHVTFFFNGGVEKEFPGEERILIPSPKVATYDLQPEMSAFQLTDTLVKEINRNKYDSFIINYANADMVGHTGYLDAAIKAVETLDDCVSRVVNAIRAKGGTVIITADHGNVEQMIDPVTGAPHTAHTTNLVPFVMVDEFRGRLREGGSLQDVAPTILGLLGLPQPKQMTGRDLRIAD, from the coding sequence TTGAGTAATATTAAAAATGCGCCGGTGGCGCTGATTATTCTTGATGGTTTTGGTTATTCACCGAAACGCGAAGGCAATGCGATTGCTCTCGCCCGCGCGCCGCATTTCGCCGATTGGATGAATAACTATCCGCACACCTTGATTGACGGGTCAGGTCATTCGGTCGGTTTACCTAACGGTCAGATGGGCAATAGCGAAGTCGGACACCTGAATATGGGCGCGGGGCGCATTGTGCGAATGGATATTTCGCGCATCGATTATGCCATTGAAACCGGCGAGTTTTTTAGCAATCCCGCTCTGGTGAACGCCATGAATCACGCGCTTGAAAACCAATCGGCTTTGCATTTGATGGGATTGGTGTCCGAAGGCGGCGTACATTCGTGGCATGAACACCTTTACGCCTTGCTGCGGATGGCAAAGCAAAAAGGCGTCGAGCGCGTCTTTATTCACGCCTTTCTCGATGGACGCGATACCGCGCCGACTTCGGGCGCAGGCTATGTTGCCAATCTCGAAGCCCGGATGCGCGAATATCAAATCGGAAAAATCGCCACGGTCATCGGGCGTTACTATGCGATGGATAGAGACAAACGCTGGGAGCGAACTGAAAAAGCTTATCGTTTGCTGGTTCGCGGCGAAGGTCGCGCAAGAGAGAATGCCGTTGAAGCGATTCGCGAATACTACAACGAAAACATCACAGACGAATTCATGCTGCCGATAGTGCTGACGAATGCCGATGGCTCGCCGGTAGCGACGATTAAAAATAACGACAGCCTTATCTTTTTCAATTTCCGTGCCGACCGCGCGCGGCAAATCACTCGCGCCTTCACCGAAGAAAATTTCGACGGTTTCGATGTGAGCGACCGCCCGCGAGTTTCATACACCTGCATGACGCAATACAATCAGGCGTTCGGTTTGCCCGTAGCCTTTGCGCCCGAATCGCACGAAGAAATCCTCGCCGATGTTTTTGCCGATGCCGGTTTGAAAAACCTGCGCATTGCCGAAACCGAAAAATATGCGCACGTGACGTTCTTTTTTAACGGCGGCGTCGAAAAAGAATTTCCCGGCGAAGAGCGCATTTTGATTCCTTCGCCGAAAGTGGCAACCTACGATTTACAGCCGGAAATGAGCGCCTTTCAACTCACGGATACGCTGGTGAAAGAAATTAACCGCAACAAGTATGATTCGTTCATCATCAATTATGCGAATGCCGATATGGTCGGGCACACGGGCTACCTTGATGCGGCAATCAAGGCGGTGGAAACCCTGGATGATTGCGTGAGTCGTGTCGTCAATGCCATTCGCGCCAAAGGCGGCACGGTAATTATCACCGCAGACCACGGCAATGTTGAGCAGATGATCGACCCTGTGACCGGCGCGCCGCACACCGCACATACGACCAACCTGGTGCCATTTGTCATGGTTGATGAATTTCGCGGCAGACTGCGCGAAGGCGGTTCATTACAGGATGTCGCGCCGACGATTTTGGGACTCTTGGGACTACCGCAACCCAAGCAGATGACCGGGCGTGACCTTCGCATTGCGGATTGA
- a CDS encoding DUF4351 domain-containing protein, protein MIDHDRLFKELISTFFFEFIDLFLPEMRQYLHREGISFLDKEVFTDVTTGDRHEADLVAKARFKNSEVFFLILIEHQGRAESEFGRRLFRYFARLYEKFALPVYPIVIFSYDKPKRPEPNVHRVAFPNKVVLEFNYEVIQLNRLHWRDYLRQENPVASALMAKMGMQAAERPRVKMECLRLLATLKLNRAKMQMISGFIDTYLKLSREEEVVFQKVVATIGQKEQKEVMEIVTSWMQQGLQQGLQQGLQQGKLEGSVTLVLRQLNRRVGAISKRAQQRIKKLPIAKLEELAEALLDFNSTKDLTRWLDKHAGK, encoded by the coding sequence ATGATAGACCACGACCGCTTATTTAAAGAATTAATCTCGACCTTCTTTTTTGAGTTCATCGACCTCTTTTTGCCTGAGATGCGTCAATACCTCCATCGTGAAGGCATCTCCTTTCTCGATAAAGAGGTTTTTACGGACGTAACGACGGGCGACCGTCACGAAGCGGATTTGGTTGCTAAAGCGCGGTTCAAAAATTCTGAGGTCTTCTTTCTGATTTTAATCGAGCATCAAGGGCGTGCCGAAAGCGAATTCGGACGGCGGTTGTTTCGCTATTTTGCCCGGCTTTATGAAAAGTTCGCGTTGCCGGTTTATCCGATAGTCATTTTTTCTTACGATAAACCCAAGCGCCCGGAGCCGAATGTGCATCGTGTGGCATTTCCCAACAAGGTTGTATTAGAGTTTAACTACGAGGTGATTCAGTTGAACCGTTTGCATTGGCGCGATTATTTGCGGCAGGAAAACCCTGTGGCAAGCGCCCTGATGGCGAAGATGGGAATGCAAGCCGCAGAACGCCCTCGCGTGAAGATGGAATGTTTGCGGTTGTTGGCGACCTTGAAATTAAACCGTGCAAAGATGCAAATGATTTCGGGGTTTATTGATACTTATTTGAAATTGAGCCGCGAAGAAGAAGTGGTTTTTCAAAAAGTGGTAGCAACCATAGGGCAAAAGGAGCAAAAGGAAGTTATGGAAATTGTGACCAGTTGGATGCAACAGGGATTGCAACAGGGATTGCAACAGGGATTGCAACAGGGCAAGTTGGAAGGCAGCGTGACGCTGGTTTTACGGCAGTTGAATCGCCGTGTTGGCGCAATCAGCAAACGCGCGCAACAACGCATCAAGAAACTTCCGATTGCGAAATTGGAAGAACTGGCGGAAGCCTTGCTGGATTTCAATTCGACAAAAGATTTGACGCGCTGGTTGGACAAGCATGCCGGTAAATGA
- a CDS encoding class I SAM-dependent methyltransferase, which yields MPVNEVVQQTIAPRILDIGCGANKVAGAIGMDINPRTAADVIHDLDELPYPFEADSFDEIIGRHVIEHVKDPLAVMCELHRITRAGGIVKLVAPHWTNPDFATDLTHRNHLNSYSFRNLTADRAVFEFYTDARFKQKLVRVTVLNLWHLFGLEWFINLDNRYPQMRFIRKFWEQYLNAVMRGKEIYFELEVIK from the coding sequence ATGCCGGTAAATGAAGTGGTACAGCAAACCATTGCGCCGCGCATTCTCGACATCGGGTGCGGAGCGAATAAAGTCGCGGGCGCGATTGGTATGGATATTAACCCGCGAACGGCAGCCGATGTGATTCATGATTTGGATGAGTTGCCCTATCCGTTTGAAGCTGATTCCTTCGATGAAATCATCGGACGTCATGTCATCGAACACGTCAAAGACCCGCTTGCGGTCATGTGCGAATTGCATCGCATCACCAGAGCCGGCGGGATTGTCAAACTCGTCGCGCCGCATTGGACGAATCCCGATTTTGCGACCGACTTGACGCATCGCAATCATTTGAACAGTTATTCGTTTCGCAATCTGACCGCAGACCGCGCCGTGTTTGAGTTCTATACCGACGCGCGATTCAAACAAAAACTGGTGCGGGTGACGGTGTTGAATCTGTGGCATCTCTTCGGGCTTGAATGGTTCATCAATCTCGATAACCGCTATCCGCAGATGCGCTTCATTCGCAAATTCTGGGAGCAGTATTTGAATGCCGTGATGCGCGGCAAAGAAATTTATTTTGAACTGGAAGTTATCAAGTAA
- a CDS encoding GNAT family N-acetyltransferase, which produces MDLKLAERLEDSDSLMNVAYAKAVERLQPQLSPAYAFFSGGSVVYAGKNNPLSRAVGFGLRGQVAEEDLEFIEDFYRSRDSMTQIDLCPLAHSSLMHLLGERNYQFGEFINTWILELARLQLPDSLPGVEVREARESEGRIWMETVKYGFSTVEESAAIPIEFFEPFLQMPNTHCFIAWIDGQAAGAGTVAINDGIASLFGTSTLTRFRNRGAQSALLRARLRLALELNCELAMVGTTPGSGSQRNVERAGFRLAYTKAQMVKGWDSIAFGGV; this is translated from the coding sequence TTGGATTTAAAACTTGCTGAGCGCCTTGAAGACAGCGATTCGCTGATGAACGTGGCGTATGCGAAAGCGGTTGAGCGATTGCAACCGCAACTCAGCCCCGCTTACGCATTCTTTTCCGGCGGCAGTGTGGTCTATGCGGGAAAGAACAACCCTCTGAGCCGCGCCGTCGGGTTTGGACTACGCGGACAAGTTGCGGAAGAGGATTTGGAGTTCATCGAAGATTTTTATCGCAGCCGCGATTCGATGACCCAGATTGACCTTTGTCCATTGGCGCATTCGTCACTGATGCACCTGCTTGGCGAACGCAACTATCAGTTTGGCGAATTCATCAACACCTGGATTCTGGAACTCGCCAGGTTGCAATTGCCGGACAGCCTGCCTGGTGTTGAAGTTCGTGAGGCGCGAGAAAGCGAGGGCCGCATCTGGATGGAGACCGTCAAATATGGCTTTTCAACGGTTGAGGAATCCGCAGCAATTCCGATTGAATTTTTCGAGCCGTTTTTGCAAATGCCTAACACCCATTGTTTCATCGCCTGGATTGATGGACAGGCGGCGGGTGCAGGGACGGTTGCCATCAATGATGGCATCGCTTCGCTTTTTGGCACCAGCACGCTCACCCGGTTTCGCAATCGCGGCGCGCAATCAGCTTTATTGCGAGCGCGGTTGCGACTGGCGCTTGAACTCAACTGTGAATTAGCGATGGTTGGCACCACGCCCGGCAGCGGTTCGCAACGCAATGTCGAACGCGCGGGTTTTCGCCTCGCTTACACCAAAGCGCAAATGGTCAAAGGTTGGGACTCGATTGCCTTTGGCGGCGTCTAA
- a CDS encoding BACON domain-containing carbohydrate-binding protein, whose translation MSNRLKTFVDFLFNKRVLSVGVMSIIAIAAFAFFLHRVRAAETNLASETMTQANPQSPDNVWNFIDESTIVVRGARQLIPQNYRTVQLNETALRQILTQAPLERTATAERSSLALTLPMPDGSYSVFRIEESPIMEAPLAAAFPEIKTYRGQGIDDPTAITRFDFTPTGFHAQILSERGTVYIDPYAKDDTANYLTYFKADYRNDAKILQCYFTGDEKAQQSAGSEVVPNVSSGTTLRTYRLAVAASGEYTAFHGGTKPSALAAITTTVNRVNGIYERELAVRLVLVAGETNIIFTNAATDPYSNTSSDATTNQGVLDQSPPSGIGSANYDIGHIFNTGGGGLAYFGVCNASFKARGVTGSPSPVGDAFDVDYVAHEMGHQFHANHTFNGTTSNCGGGNRSASAAYEPGSGSTIMAYAGICGSQNLQPNSDDYFHVKSLQEIVSFISTTSCDVETATGNTIPTVGVGATVTIPQSTPFTLTASASDPNGDSLTYCWEEFDLGSPSPPDSDSDGSERPIFRTFNPTSNPSRTFPKLANILNNTTTIGEALPTISRTMNFQVTVRDNRVGGGGINTAIQQVVVSSAAGPFLVTQPNTAVTWQGGTLQTITWDVANTNAAPVNAANVKISLSTDGGNTFPIVILASTPNDGSELITVPNNPTSTARLKIEAVGNVFFDLSNQNFTITAGSSCSYSINPTSQNYPATGGSGSITLTTQSGCAWTAVSNDGFITITSAGSGSGSATVNYTVAANATTNQRTGTLTIAGQTFTVTQDAASGGGCTYTITPTTALFGAGSGSGSVNVVTTASCGWTATSNTSWLTITTGASGTGNGTVNYSVSTNPGSTQRIGTLTIAGQTFTVTQIGAGCVTALTPISANYTTAGGSLQLRIDAGSACSWTITNVPAWVSFASTSGTGTRKISYSVSANSGAARHADIIISGRIHAINQAGTSGGSCTYSINPTSQSFTATGGGGSATVTTQAGCNWIATSNDSWIQITSGASGSGTGVVNFTVANNPGTSSRIGTLTIAGQTFTVSQSGSTPSCSYTINPTSQSFTASGGGSSVNVTTQSGCNWTAVSNDGWLSITSGAGGTGSGIVNFSVSANSSTSSRTGTLTIAGQTFTVTQSGATPSCSYAISPTSKNVSYGQVSSAVSVTATAGCSWTAASNVSWITVNFGASGTGNGSVGYTVLANPNRVSRSGTVTIAGKTFTINQAARP comes from the coding sequence ATGAGCAATCGTTTGAAAACCTTCGTTGATTTTTTATTCAATAAACGAGTCCTGAGCGTAGGGGTGATGAGCATCATCGCCATTGCCGCTTTTGCATTCTTCCTTCACCGGGTTCGCGCAGCAGAAACCAATCTTGCGTCCGAAACGATGACCCAGGCGAATCCACAATCGCCCGATAATGTCTGGAATTTTATTGATGAATCAACCATCGTTGTCCGAGGCGCGAGACAACTTATTCCGCAAAACTATCGAACCGTACAGTTGAATGAAACGGCACTGAGGCAGATTCTCACGCAAGCGCCTTTGGAGCGTACAGCAACTGCCGAACGCAGCAGCCTGGCGCTTACTTTGCCGATGCCGGATGGCAGCTATTCGGTTTTTCGCATTGAAGAATCGCCAATTATGGAAGCGCCACTTGCCGCCGCGTTTCCCGAAATTAAAACCTATCGCGGGCAAGGCATTGATGACCCGACCGCGATCACACGTTTTGATTTTACGCCGACAGGTTTTCACGCGCAGATACTTTCCGAACGCGGCACGGTTTACATTGACCCCTACGCAAAAGACGACACGGCAAATTACCTTACCTATTTCAAAGCCGACTATCGCAACGACGCCAAAATTTTGCAGTGCTATTTCACGGGTGATGAAAAAGCGCAACAGAGCGCAGGTTCTGAAGTCGTCCCGAATGTTTCTAGCGGCACAACTTTAAGGACGTATCGTTTGGCGGTCGCCGCCTCAGGTGAATACACCGCTTTTCATGGCGGCACAAAACCTTCAGCATTAGCGGCAATCACTACAACGGTGAATCGTGTGAATGGAATTTATGAGCGTGAACTGGCGGTTCGTCTGGTGTTAGTTGCGGGCGAAACCAACATCATATTTACCAACGCCGCTACAGACCCTTATAGCAACACCAGCAGTGATGCGACGACCAATCAAGGGGTGCTCGATCAAAGTCCGCCAAGCGGAATTGGTTCGGCTAATTACGATATTGGACACATTTTTAATACCGGTGGCGGAGGTCTGGCTTATTTCGGTGTCTGCAATGCGAGCTTTAAAGCAAGAGGCGTCACCGGCTCTCCTTCGCCGGTTGGCGACGCATTCGATGTTGATTATGTGGCTCACGAAATGGGACACCAGTTTCATGCAAATCACACCTTCAACGGTACAACCTCGAATTGTGGCGGCGGCAATCGTTCGGCATCGGCGGCGTATGAGCCGGGCAGCGGGTCAACGATTATGGCTTACGCGGGAATCTGCGGGTCACAAAATTTACAACCCAACAGCGATGATTATTTTCATGTGAAAAGTTTGCAGGAAATCGTCAGTTTCATCAGCACGACCTCCTGCGATGTTGAAACCGCAACCGGCAATACCATCCCGACCGTAGGTGTAGGCGCGACCGTCACGATTCCCCAAAGCACGCCATTTACGTTGACCGCATCAGCGAGCGACCCCAACGGCGATTCGTTGACCTATTGCTGGGAAGAATTTGATTTGGGTTCGCCGTCGCCGCCGGATTCCGATAGCGATGGCAGCGAGCGACCGATTTTCAGAACCTTTAATCCAACCTCGAATCCTTCGCGCACCTTTCCGAAACTCGCAAACATTTTGAATAACACGACAACCATCGGTGAAGCCTTGCCGACGATTTCGCGCACCATGAATTTTCAAGTAACGGTTCGCGACAATCGCGTGGGCGGTGGCGGCATCAACACCGCCATACAGCAGGTGGTTGTTTCATCTGCCGCGGGACCTTTTCTGGTGACGCAACCCAATACGGCTGTGACCTGGCAAGGCGGAACCCTACAGACCATCACCTGGGATGTGGCGAATACCAATGCGGCTCCGGTGAATGCGGCGAATGTCAAAATTTCATTGTCAACCGATGGCGGCAATACATTTCCTATTGTGATTTTGGCAAGCACCCCCAATGACGGCAGTGAATTGATTACCGTTCCTAATAATCCAACCTCGACGGCGCGCCTCAAAATCGAGGCTGTCGGCAATGTGTTTTTCGATTTATCGAATCAAAATTTCACCATCACGGCGGGCAGCAGTTGCAGTTATTCGATTAACCCGACCAGTCAAAATTATCCGGCAACCGGCGGTAGCGGCAGCATCACGTTGACCACGCAAAGCGGATGCGCGTGGACGGCGGTGAGCAATGACGGGTTCATTACGATTACTTCTGCGGGAAGCGGTAGCGGCAGCGCGACGGTGAATTACACGGTTGCGGCGAATGCCACGACCAATCAACGCACGGGAACCCTGACGATTGCTGGGCAGACTTTTACCGTGACGCAGGACGCGGCAAGCGGCGGTGGTTGCACTTATACGATTACGCCGACGACCGCATTGTTTGGCGCAGGCAGCGGCAGCGGCAGTGTGAATGTCGTCACTACGGCTTCGTGTGGCTGGACAGCAACGAGTAACACTTCCTGGCTCACGATTACCACAGGCGCAAGTGGCACGGGCAATGGCACGGTGAATTATTCGGTTTCGACAAATCCCGGTTCAACGCAACGCATCGGGACTTTGACGATTGCCGGGCAGACCTTCACGGTAACGCAAATCGGTGCGGGTTGCGTCACCGCGCTTACTCCCATCAGTGCTAACTACACGACGGCTGGTGGTTCTTTACAACTTAGAATTGATGCGGGAAGCGCCTGTTCGTGGACGATTACCAACGTTCCCGCGTGGGTGTCATTTGCCAGCACGAGCGGAACCGGAACCCGAAAAATCAGTTACAGCGTATCGGCAAATAGCGGCGCAGCGCGTCACGCCGACATCATCATCAGCGGACGCATTCATGCCATTAATCAAGCGGGTACGAGCGGCGGCAGTTGTACTTATTCAATCAACCCCACCAGCCAGAGTTTTACCGCAACTGGTGGCGGTGGCAGCGCGACGGTGACGACACAAGCAGGTTGTAACTGGATAGCGACAAGTAACGACAGTTGGATTCAAATTACTTCGGGCGCGAGCGGCAGCGGAACCGGGGTTGTGAATTTCACGGTGGCGAATAATCCCGGCACCAGTTCGCGAATCGGCACGTTGACCATCGCCGGTCAAACTTTCACCGTATCGCAATCGGGAAGCACGCCGTCTTGTAGTTACACTATCAATCCGACCAGTCAAAGTTTTACCGCAAGCGGCGGCGGCAGCAGCGTGAATGTGACCACGCAATCGGGATGTAACTGGACCGCCGTGAGCAATGACGGATGGCTCAGCATCACCTCAGGCGCGGGCGGTACGGGCAGTGGCATCGTGAATTTTTCAGTGAGCGCCAATAGCAGCACGAGTTCGCGCACCGGAACCCTGACGATTGCCGGGCAGACGTTTACAGTCACGCAATCGGGCGCAACCCCATCTTGCAGTTATGCAATTTCACCGACCAGCAAGAATGTCAGTTATGGTCAGGTATCCAGCGCCGTTTCGGTGACAGCAACCGCCGGTTGCAGTTGGACAGCCGCGAGTAATGTGAGTTGGATAACCGTCAACTTCGGTGCGAGCGGTACGGGTAACGGCAGCGTCGGTTACACCGTCCTGGCAAATCCGAATCGCGTGTCGCGCAGCGGCACCGTAACGATTGCCGGAAAAACTTTCACTATCAATCAAGCGGCTCGTCCGTAA